In Pseudonocardia sp. DSM 110487, the sequence GATCGTCGTGCGCGCGATGCTGAACCGGGCGTCGCGGCGGCTCTCCGGTGCGGCCCGCCGTAATCCGCTGGACGTGGTCGCGCGCATGCGGTGATCTCGGCGCATGCCGAACGGAGGCGGAAACCGGCTGGGATTCGACGAGCTGCCCGTGCGGGTCCGCAGGGCGATCGAGGAGATCCTCGGCGCGCCCGTCGTGGCGGCGCACACGCAGCCCGGCGGGTTCTCGCCCGGCCTCGCCGCTCGCCTCGTGCTCGCCGACGGACGGCGGGCGTTCGCCAAGGCGGTGGGCGTCGAGCGCAACCCCGACGCGCCGGGGTTCCATCGGCGGGAGGTGGAGGTGCTCGCCGCCCTGCCGCCCGACCTGCCCGTTCCCCGCCTCATCGGCAGCTACGACGAGGGTAACTGGGTGGCGCTCGTGGTCGAGGACGTGGAGGGCGAGACGCCCGCGGAGCCGTGGCGCCCCGGCGAGCTCGCCAGGGTGGTCGAGGCCATGGCCGGGCTCGCCGACCGGCTCACCCCGAGCCCGATCGCGATCCGCCCGATCGCGGCGCTCGACGAGAACGGCTTCCGGGGCTGGCGGACGCTCGCCGCCGATCCGGCCGCGGCCGCCCCGCTTGGCCCCGCGGTCCGCGCTCGGATCGACGAGCTCGCCGCGATCGAGGACGGCTGGGCCGCGGCGGCAGCGGGCGACTCGCTGGTGCACGGCGACCTGCGCGCCGACAACATCCTGCTGACGCCGCACGATGTCGTCTTCGTCGACTGGCCGCACGCCAAGATCGGTGCGCCGTGGCTCGACCTGCTGTTCCTGCTGCCGAGCGCCGCGGTCACCGGCACCGACCCGGAGGAGGTCTGGGCCGCCTACCCGCCGGCGCGCAAGGCGGACCCGGACGCGGTCACCGCCGTTCTCGTCGCACTGACGGGATTCTTCCTGCGGCACTCGGTGCTGCCGCCACCTCCGAACCTGGAGCGCGTGCGGGAGTTCCAGCGGGTGCAGGGCGAGGCGGCGCTGCGCTGGGTCGACGCCCGCCTGCGCTGATTCCCACTGGGGCCGATCAGGGTAGTCCCGCGAGATCGGCCATCGTCTGCATCTGGTGGTCGAAATGCGCGGCCGGGTCCTCGAACATCTCCGCGAGCCGGCCGAACACCTCGAAGCTCACCAGGCCGAACAGTTGGCTCCACGCGGCGAGCCCGGCCAGCAGGGCTCGGTCGGTGGGGCGGGCGTCCGTGGGAGGGCCTACGGCCTGGGTGACGATCCGGTCGAGATCCGCGTGCAGTGCCGGGGCGACCGGGACGTCCACCGCCCGCGACGCCTCCGCGGCCACCCGGACCAGCGCCACGACCACCCGCGACGCGGGCGGCATGGTGTCGGCCGGCGCGGTGTAGCCGGGCACCGGCGTGCCGTAGAGCAGCGCGTACTCGGCGGGGTGGTCCAGAGCCCAGTGCCGCACCGCCCGGCAGAGCGCCATCCAGCGCCCACGCAGGTCGGACGGTTCCACGGCGGCCTCCGCCGCCTCCGCGGCGGCGCCGAGCTCCTCGTACGCGTCCGTGATCAGGGCGGTGAGCAGGGCGTCGCGGCCGTCGAAGTAGCGGTAGAGCGCGGACGGCACCATCTCGAGATCGCGCGCGACCGCGCGCAGCGTCAGGCCGGGGCCGTCGATCGCCAGGCGGCGGCGGGCGGCCGCCTTGATCTCGTCGACGAGCTCGGCGCGCACACGAGCGCGCAGGGACGGGGCGGGCACGTGGTGAGACTCCCACACGACGAGATCGTGCGCACGGAAGGAGAACATTGTTCTTGGCATGTCGAACCTCGTGCGCTAGCCTCGATGAGAGAACAGTGTTCTCGAATCGGAACGAGCTTTTGGGGGTAGCCGTGGCGCTGCAGGTGGTCGTGGGAGCGGGCGCGGTGGGGGTGGCGACGGCCCGGCTGCTCGCCGCCCGTGGCGATCAGGTTCGGCTGGTCAGCAGGCGGGGGACCGGGCCGGAGCACCCGTCCGTCGAGCGGGTCGGCGCGGACGCGACCGACTCCGCCGCCCTCGCCCGCATCGCGCACGGCGCGGTCGCCCTCTACAACTGCGCCGCGCCGCCGTACCACCGCTGGACGCTCGACTGGCCGCCGCTTGCGAACGCGCTGCTCGACACCGCCGAGGCAACCGGTGCCGTCCTCGTCTCGGCCGGCAACCTCTACCTCTACGGCCCGGTCGACGGCCCGCTCACCGAGGACGTGCCGGCGCGCCCGGCCGGGCCGAAGGCGCGCGTCCGGGCCCGGATGTGGCAGGACGCGCTCGCCCGCCACGAGGCCGGTCGGATCCGCACCGCGGACGTACGGGCGTCCGACCACATCGGTGCTGGATCCCAGTCGATGCTCACTCTCGCGGTGCTGCCTCGGGTGCTCGCCGGCAGGCGGGCGAGTGTGCCCGCGGACCTCGACGCCCCGCGCACCTGGACCGCCGTCGGGGACGTCGCCCGCACCCTCGTCGCCGTCGCCGACGACGAGCACGCATGGGGCCGGGCGTGGCACGTACCGAGCGTGCCGCCGCTTTCCGTGCGTGAGGTCGTCACCCGGTCGTGTGCGCTGGCCGACGCCCCGCCGCCGCGGCTGTCGACCATGCCGGGGTTCGTCCTCTGGCTCGGGGGGTTCGCGGACCCGCTGGTCCGCGAGCTGCGGGAGACCCAGTACCAGTTCCGCGGCCCGTTCATCATGGACTCGACGGCGGCCGTCGCCGCGCTGGGCATCACCGCCACGCCGATCGACGAGAGCCTGGCGGAGACCGTCAGTCGGCCCGCAACGGAGCCGGCTCGCCCAGCGCGTCGGCGATGAACGCCGGGATCTCGCGCTTGCCGGAGCCGTCGGCGGCGACCACCACGTAGACCGTGCGACCCATGCACGTGACCTCGTGCCCGTCGCGCCGCACCTCGAAGTCCAGCGCGAAGCTGGTGCGCCCGATGCGGGCGGTCGACACGGCCACCTCTGCCGTGTCCTGCCAGCGCAGCCCGGATCTCCAGTCGATCTCCGAGCGCACGAGCTGCACGTCGTAGCCGGACTCGATCATCTTCTGGTACGGCATGCCGCGGGCGGTGAGGAAGGCCGACATGGCCTCGTCGAAGTAGGTGAGGTACCAGCCGTTGAACACGACGCCCTGGGCGTCGACCTCCATGTACCGAACCGCGATGGGGAAGGTGAATACGTCGCTCATGACGAGGGCTGCTCCGCGCTCACGCCTGGCGACGCTACCCGCCCGCGAGGGCCGAAGGCTCCTCGCTCGCGAGTCGCGGTTTGGGTGTGCGCGAGTCGCGCTGTCAGACCGCGCGGCCGATGAACGCCGTGACGTCCGTGAGGACCTTGTCCTTGTTGGTCTCGTTGAAGACCTCGTGCCGGGCGCCCGGGTAGGTCTTCTCCTCGAACACCACGCCGCGCAGGCCGGCGATGCCGTCGCGGGTGGCGTCGATCGGGACGATCTGGTCGTCCTCGCCGTGTACCCAGAGCGTGGGAAGAGCGCCGAGCGGGCCGTGGGAGCGGATGCGGTCGAGGCACGCGACGATGGCCTCGAGGGTGGCGCGCTGGAAGCGGCCGTGCCACACGAGCGGGTCGTCGGCGTAGGCCTTGCCCACCGCGGGGTCGCGGGAGAGCGCGTCGGGGTCGATCGGGGTGTCCGGGATCTCGGCTGAAGCGAGCAAGCCGCTCGCCGCGTCCCAGCGACCGAGCACGGGCCCGGAGAGCACGAGGGCGGCGAGCTCGTGGCCGTAGCGCTGGGCGTAGCGCGCCGCGATCATCCCGCCCATCGAGTGTCCGACGAGCACGGTGGGCAGCTTCGGGTCTCGGACCCTCGTCGCGAGCTCGTGGAAGTCGCTCACGACCGGCTCGTAGTCGGTGATCAGCACCCGCTCGCCTGCGCTCCTGCCGTGGCCGATGTGGTCGACGCCGTGCACGACCGCGCCGTTGCGCACCAGCGCGTCGGCGACGTGCTCGTACCGTCCGATGTGTTCGCCGTAGCCGTGGCAGAGCAGCGCGATGTAGCGCGCATTCGCCCGGGGCCAGGTGCGGGCGGTGAGCTCACCCGCGTGCCCCTCGAAGGTCCAGTCCCGCGATTCGGACACCCTCGTCCCCTCCTCAGTCGCCCAGGCGCTCCCGGATCGTGCGGTTGACCGCCCGACCGAACGCCGTGACCAGCCCGAGCACCGTCACCGGCTTGAGCTGGGACAGCGCCGCCGCAAGGCGGTTCCGCTCGTCGGCGCGGTGGCCGCGGTCGCGGTAGGGCTGGAGAACCTCGTCCTGGAACATCGCCATCAGTTCCTCGGCCAGCGCCGTGGTGTGTTTCTCGATGAGGCCGTGTGCGCGGCGCCATACGTCGGTCGGCAGGTGTGAATCGATCACGGCGAGCGCGCTGCCGAGCGTGCCTGCGCCGTGCAGCTGGAGGCGGCCGTCGGGCAGCGGGGTGACGGCGCCGAGGTCGCGCAGCGACTCGAGGTCCTCGTCCGACAGGGCTCGGCCCGCGCGCTTCTCCAGCTCGTCCCGATCGATCTCCTCGATCTCCTCCGGCACCCACGGCGTGAGCAGCGCGCGGTGCAGCGCCAGCTCGGCCTGCCCTGCCTGTGGGGGGAGGCGTTCCAGGTGGCTCTCGATCGCGGAGAGGGTGAAGCCCAGTGCCGACAGCTCGCTGACCAGCTCCAGCCGGGCGAGGTGATCGGGGCCGTACAGCCCGGTACGGCCGCGCAGCTGCGGCGGCGGGAGCAGCCCGCGGGCGGTGTAGTACCGGATGTTGCGGACCGTGATGCCCGAGCGGTCGGCGAGCTGGTCGATCGTGAGGAGCTCGCCCCGGTCGGGTAGCGATGGTGCCGCCATGGGCCGCAGATTACGGCACCGCTTGACCTATGTGACAGCGCTGCTGTAACAAAGCGGGAGGTCCACTCCGCTCGGTCGTCGAAGAAGAGGGTTTCCATGGCAGAGATGCCCGAGGCGTACGTCTACGACGCCATCCGCACTCCTCGCGGCCGGGGCAAGGCCTCCGGATCGCTGTACGAGGTGAAGCCGGTATCGCTCGTCGTCGGCCTCATCCACGAGCTGCGTGCCCGCTACCCGGAGCTCGACCCGGCCGCGATCGACGACGTCGTGCTCGGCGTCGTCTCGCCGATCGGCGACCAGGGCGGTGACATCGCCAAGACCGCCGCCATCCTCGGGGGCCTGCCGGACACCACCGCGGGCGTGCAGCACAACCGGTTCTGCGCCTCGGGGCTCGACGCGGTGAACAGCGCCGCCCACCAGGTGCGGGCCGGCATGGCCGACTTCGTGCTCGCGGGCGGCGTCGAGAGCATGTCCCGGGTGCCGATGGGCTCCGACGGGGGCGCGTGGGCGATGGATCCGGAGACCTCGTACGAGACGGGCTTCGTGCCGCAGGGCATCGGCGCCGACCTCATCGCCACGCTCGAGGGCTGGACCCGCGACGACGTCGACGCGTACGCGCTCGAGTCGCAGACGCGCGCCGCGAAGGCGTGGGCGAACGGGTACTTCGCGCGCTCGGTCGTGCCGGTGAAGGACCGCAACGGCCTCGTTGTGCTCGACCGCGACGAGCACGTGCGCGCCGGCACCACGATGGAGGCGCTCGGCGGGCTGCAGCCCTCGTTCGCGATGATCGGCGACCAGGGTGGGTTCGACGCCGTGGCGCTGCAGCGCTACCACTGGGTCGAGAAGATCGACCACGTGCACCACGCCGGCAACTCCTCCGGCATCGTCGACGGCGCCGCGCTCGTGCTCATCGGCACCGAGGCGGCGGGCAAGGCCGCCGGCCTGACCCCGCGGGCCCGGATCGTCTCCACCGCACTGTCCGGCGCCGACCCGACGATCATGCTGACCGGACCGGCGCCCGCCACCCGCAAGGCACTCGCCAGGGCGGGGATGACCGCCGACCAGATCGACCTGTTCGAGATGAACGAGGCCTTCGCCGCCGTCGTCATGCGCTTCATGAAGGACATGGGCGTGCCGCACGACAAGGTCAACGTCAACGGTGGCGCGATCGCAATGGGCCACCCGCTCGGCGCCACCGGCGCCATGATCCTCGGCACCCTCATCGACGAGCTCGAACGCCGCGACCAGCGCTTCGGCGTCGCCACGCTCTGCGTCGGCGGCGGCATGGGCATCGCCACCGTCGTCGAGCGCCTCTCCTGAAAGGGCTACTCAGTGAAGAATCAAACGGCGGCTGACCAGAAAGCCGTCCGCTGGGAGAACGGCGAGGACGGGATCGTCGTCGTCACGCTCGACGACCCGGACCGCAGCGCGAACACGATGAACGACCGCTTCGTCGCTGACTTCGGCGAGTGCGTCGACGCGCTGTCGGCCGGCAAGGACGACATCACCGGCGTGATCATCACCTCGGCGAAGAAGACGTTCTTCGCCGGCGGCGACCTCGACACCTTGAGCAAGGCGACCAAGGACGACGCCGCCACCGTCATGGAGAGCTCCATGACGGTGAAGAAGCACCTGCGCAGGCTGGAGACGCTGGGCAAGCCGGTGGTCGCCGCGATGAACGGCACCGCGCTCGGCGGGGGTCTGGAGATCGGGCTCGCGTGCCACCACCGCATCGGGCTGGACGCCAAGGGTGTGGTCTACGGGCAGCCCGAGGTGACGCTCGGCCTGCTGCCCGGCGCCGGTGGTGTGGTGCGCACGGTGCGGATGCTGGGCATCGCGAACGCCGTGATGAACGTGCTGGTACAGGGGCAGCGGCACAAGCCGGCGAAGGCCCTCGAAGTCGGCATCATCGACGACCTGGCGGCCACCCCGGAGGAGATGCTGGAGAAGGCGCGCGCCTGGATCGCGGCCCATCCGGAGTCGCGGCAGCCGTGGGAGGAGCCGGGCTACCGGATCCCCGGCGGCACCCCGTCGACCCCGAAGCTCGCCTCGATCCTCCCGGCCTTCCCCGCCAACCTGCGCAAGCAGCTCAAGGGCGCCCCGATGCCTGCCCCGCGCAACATCCTCGCGGCGGCCGTCGAGAGCACGCAGGTCGATGTCGACACGGCGTTCCGCATCGAGGCCCGCTACTTCGCGGAGCTGGTCACCGGGCAGACCTCGAAGAACATGACCAAGGCGTTCTTCTACGACCTGCAGGCCATCAACGGTGGCGAGTCCCGGCCGGACGGCCACGAGCAGTGGCAGCCCACGAAGGTCGCGGTGCTCGGCGCCGGGATGATGGGCGCGGGCATCGCGTACGTGTGCGCGCTCGCAGGCTGGGAGGTCGTGCTCAAGGACGTCTCGCTGGAGGCGGCCGAGAAGGGCAAGGCCTACTCCGAGGGGCTCGTCGCGAAGGGCGTCAAGCGCGGGAAGACCACGCTGGAGAAGGGTGAGGCGCTCCTGCAGCGGATCACGCCCACCGCCGACTACAACGACCTCGCGGGCTGCGACATGATCATCGAAGCCGTGTTCGAGTCGGTGCAGCTCAAGCAGGAGGTCTTCCGCGAGGCGATGAAGGTCGTCGAGCCGGATGCCCTGCTCTGCTCCAACACCTCCACCCTGCCGATCACCGAGCTCGCCGCCGGTCTGGACCGGCATGGTGACTTCATCGGGCTGCACTTCTTCTCACCCGTCGACAAGATGCCGCTCGTGGAGATCGTCCGGGGCGAACGGACCTCGGACGCGGCGGTCGCCAAGGCGTTCGACGTCACGCTCGGGATCAAGAAGACCCCGATCGTCGTCAACGACAGCCGCGGCTTCTTCACCAGCCGGGTGATCGGCACGTTCCTCAACGAGGGCGTCGCGATGCTCGCGGAGGGCATCGACCCGCAGACGATCGAGCAGGCCTCCTCGCAGGCCGGCTACCCGGCGCCGGTCCTGCAGCTGATGGACGAGCTCACGCTCACGCTGCCGCAGAAGATCCGCAACGAGTCGAAGGCGGCAGTCGAGGCGGCGGGCGGCACCTGGGAGCCGCACCCGGCCGAGGCGATCATCGACCGGCTCGTCGCCGAGTTCGACCGCAAGGGCAAGAGCGCAGGCGCCGGGTTCTACGAGTACGCCGACGGCAAGCGCACGGGCCTGTGGCCCGGCCTGCGCACCGAGCTGGGAGCCACGAACCACGACGTCGACCTGCCCGAGCTGTCCGAGCGCATGCTGTTCGTCGAGGCGATCGAGACGCAGAAGTGCTTCGACGAGGGCGTGCTCACCTCGGTGCCCGATGCCAACATCGGCTCGATCTTCGGCATCGGCTTCCCCCCGTGGACGGGCGGTGTCGTGCAGTACGTCGAGGGCTACCCCGGCGGCGTGGCGGGCTTCGTGAGGCGGGCGGATGAGCTGGCGAAGAAGTACGGGACGCGCTTCGAGGTCCCGGCCAGCCTCCGCGCCAGGGCGGCAGCGGCGGCTTAGCGCGGACCTGCGGTCGAGTAGCGCCGGCCCTACTCGACCACCGGGGACGGGTGCACCGCGTCGAGGACGACATCCGCCAGGTCGCCCGTCCTGGCCATGACGTCGCGTTGGCGGTGCGCGCCGGTGCCCCTGCGCAGAACCCCATCGAGCAGCTCGCGCACGAGGTGGAGGTCGCCCGACTCGTCCAGCGCCGGTGCGACGTGCGCGAGCAGCGCGTCCTGCACCTCGGCGGCCGGGGCGGGGCGCCAGGTGCGGGGGTCGAGGAGCTGCGCCTCCATGCCCCAGCGGCTGGCGCGCCACTCCGCGAGCTGCAGCACCTCGGTGCGCACCGGGTCCGGGGCCGAGCCGCGGGCCGCGGCGGCGGCCGCGGTCTGCACCAATGACCTGACGAGCCCGGCCACGAGCACCGCGTCGTCGGGTTCCCGGCAGACGTCGGCCACCCGCACCTCGACGGTCGGGAGGTGCCACGACAGCCGCGCCTCGATGTAGATCATCCCCTCGTCGATCAGCGTGTCCGTGGCGAGCGCGGTGTCGACGAACGCCCGGTACGCCGCGGCGGACCCGAACGGCGCGTACGGGCCTGCCAGCGGCCAGCGCTGCCATGCCTGCGCGCGGTAGCTGCGGTACCCGGAGTCCTCCCCGTTCCAGAACGGGGAGTTGACCGACAGCGCGAGCAGGGGTGCGAGCCACGGCCGGATCCGGTCGAGGACGGCGACACCCTCCTCCGGCGAGTCGACCGCGACGTGGACGTGGCACCCGCAGGTGAGGCCCTCCGCGACGGTGAGCCCGAACCGGCGGGCCATCTCCGCGTACCGCCACGTCGGCATGATCGTCGGCTCCACCGGGAGCGGTGAGGTCGCGAGCGGGACGAGCGCCACGCCGACGTCGGCGGCGGCCGCCGCAGCAGCAGACCGCGCGGATCGGATCTGCCGGGAGAGCTCGTCGAGCGTGCTGCACGGCTTGGTGTTGGTCTCCACCTGCTCCTGCTGCAGCTCGGCGGTGAGCTCTCCCTCCCCGGACGCGGCGAGCACCGCCTGCCCGACCGCCCGCGGCCTGCCGGTCCGCGGGTCGACGAGCAGGAACTCCTCCTCGACGCCGAGCGTCCGTTTCGTCACGGAGAGGAAGTACCCCGCGCCGGGACAGCTGTCCCGCCGGTCACCCGCCGGCGTCCTCGTCGGTCAGCGCG encodes:
- a CDS encoding phosphotransferase family protein — translated: MPNGGGNRLGFDELPVRVRRAIEEILGAPVVAAHTQPGGFSPGLAARLVLADGRRAFAKAVGVERNPDAPGFHRREVEVLAALPPDLPVPRLIGSYDEGNWVALVVEDVEGETPAEPWRPGELARVVEAMAGLADRLTPSPIAIRPIAALDENGFRGWRTLAADPAAAAPLGPAVRARIDELAAIEDGWAAAAAGDSLVHGDLRADNILLTPHDVVFVDWPHAKIGAPWLDLLFLLPSAAVTGTDPEEVWAAYPPARKADPDAVTAVLVALTGFFLRHSVLPPPPNLERVREFQRVQGEAALRWVDARLR
- a CDS encoding TetR/AcrR family transcriptional regulator is translated as MPAPSLRARVRAELVDEIKAAARRRLAIDGPGLTLRAVARDLEMVPSALYRYFDGRDALLTALITDAYEELGAAAEAAEAAVEPSDLRGRWMALCRAVRHWALDHPAEYALLYGTPVPGYTAPADTMPPASRVVVALVRVAAEASRAVDVPVAPALHADLDRIVTQAVGPPTDARPTDRALLAGLAAWSQLFGLVSFEVFGRLAEMFEDPAAHFDHQMQTMADLAGLP
- a CDS encoding NAD-dependent epimerase/dehydratase family protein → MALQVVVGAGAVGVATARLLAARGDQVRLVSRRGTGPEHPSVERVGADATDSAALARIAHGAVALYNCAAPPYHRWTLDWPPLANALLDTAEATGAVLVSAGNLYLYGPVDGPLTEDVPARPAGPKARVRARMWQDALARHEAGRIRTADVRASDHIGAGSQSMLTLAVLPRVLAGRRASVPADLDAPRTWTAVGDVARTLVAVADDEHAWGRAWHVPSVPPLSVREVVTRSCALADAPPPRLSTMPGFVLWLGGFADPLVRELRETQYQFRGPFIMDSTAAVAALGITATPIDESLAETVSRPATEPARPARRR
- a CDS encoding thioesterase family protein — its product is MSDVFTFPIAVRYMEVDAQGVVFNGWYLTYFDEAMSAFLTARGMPYQKMIESGYDVQLVRSEIDWRSGLRWQDTAEVAVSTARIGRTSFALDFEVRRDGHEVTCMGRTVYVVVAADGSGKREIPAFIADALGEPAPLRAD
- a CDS encoding alpha/beta hydrolase → MSESRDWTFEGHAGELTARTWPRANARYIALLCHGYGEHIGRYEHVADALVRNGAVVHGVDHIGHGRSAGERVLITDYEPVVSDFHELATRVRDPKLPTVLVGHSMGGMIAARYAQRYGHELAALVLSGPVLGRWDAASGLLASAEIPDTPIDPDALSRDPAVGKAYADDPLVWHGRFQRATLEAIVACLDRIRSHGPLGALPTLWVHGEDDQIVPIDATRDGIAGLRGVVFEEKTYPGARHEVFNETNKDKVLTDVTAFIGRAV
- a CDS encoding MerR family transcriptional regulator, translated to MAAPSLPDRGELLTIDQLADRSGITVRNIRYYTARGLLPPPQLRGRTGLYGPDHLARLELVSELSALGFTLSAIESHLERLPPQAGQAELALHRALLTPWVPEEIEEIDRDELEKRAGRALSDEDLESLRDLGAVTPLPDGRLQLHGAGTLGSALAVIDSHLPTDVWRRAHGLIEKHTTALAEELMAMFQDEVLQPYRDRGHRADERNRLAAALSQLKPVTVLGLVTAFGRAVNRTIRERLGD
- a CDS encoding acetyl-CoA C-acetyltransferase, with product MPEAYVYDAIRTPRGRGKASGSLYEVKPVSLVVGLIHELRARYPELDPAAIDDVVLGVVSPIGDQGGDIAKTAAILGGLPDTTAGVQHNRFCASGLDAVNSAAHQVRAGMADFVLAGGVESMSRVPMGSDGGAWAMDPETSYETGFVPQGIGADLIATLEGWTRDDVDAYALESQTRAAKAWANGYFARSVVPVKDRNGLVVLDRDEHVRAGTTMEALGGLQPSFAMIGDQGGFDAVALQRYHWVEKIDHVHHAGNSSGIVDGAALVLIGTEAAGKAAGLTPRARIVSTALSGADPTIMLTGPAPATRKALARAGMTADQIDLFEMNEAFAAVVMRFMKDMGVPHDKVNVNGGAIAMGHPLGATGAMILGTLIDELERRDQRFGVATLCVGGGMGIATVVERLS
- a CDS encoding 3-hydroxyacyl-CoA dehydrogenase NAD-binding domain-containing protein; amino-acid sequence: MKNQTAADQKAVRWENGEDGIVVVTLDDPDRSANTMNDRFVADFGECVDALSAGKDDITGVIITSAKKTFFAGGDLDTLSKATKDDAATVMESSMTVKKHLRRLETLGKPVVAAMNGTALGGGLEIGLACHHRIGLDAKGVVYGQPEVTLGLLPGAGGVVRTVRMLGIANAVMNVLVQGQRHKPAKALEVGIIDDLAATPEEMLEKARAWIAAHPESRQPWEEPGYRIPGGTPSTPKLASILPAFPANLRKQLKGAPMPAPRNILAAAVESTQVDVDTAFRIEARYFAELVTGQTSKNMTKAFFYDLQAINGGESRPDGHEQWQPTKVAVLGAGMMGAGIAYVCALAGWEVVLKDVSLEAAEKGKAYSEGLVAKGVKRGKTTLEKGEALLQRITPTADYNDLAGCDMIIEAVFESVQLKQEVFREAMKVVEPDALLCSNTSTLPITELAAGLDRHGDFIGLHFFSPVDKMPLVEIVRGERTSDAAVAKAFDVTLGIKKTPIVVNDSRGFFTSRVIGTFLNEGVAMLAEGIDPQTIEQASSQAGYPAPVLQLMDELTLTLPQKIRNESKAAVEAAGGTWEPHPAEAIIDRLVAEFDRKGKSAGAGFYEYADGKRTGLWPGLRTELGATNHDVDLPELSERMLFVEAIETQKCFDEGVLTSVPDANIGSIFGIGFPPWTGGVVQYVEGYPGGVAGFVRRADELAKKYGTRFEVPASLRARAAAAA
- a CDS encoding glutamate--cysteine ligase, whose protein sequence is MTKRTLGVEEEFLLVDPRTGRPRAVGQAVLAASGEGELTAELQQEQVETNTKPCSTLDELSRQIRSARSAAAAAAADVGVALVPLATSPLPVEPTIMPTWRYAEMARRFGLTVAEGLTCGCHVHVAVDSPEEGVAVLDRIRPWLAPLLALSVNSPFWNGEDSGYRSYRAQAWQRWPLAGPYAPFGSAAAYRAFVDTALATDTLIDEGMIYIEARLSWHLPTVEVRVADVCREPDDAVLVAGLVRSLVQTAAAAAARGSAPDPVRTEVLQLAEWRASRWGMEAQLLDPRTWRPAPAAEVQDALLAHVAPALDESGDLHLVRELLDGVLRRGTGAHRQRDVMARTGDLADVVLDAVHPSPVVE